CCCGGCCGTCCGGGTCGGCAATCAGCGGGCCGATGCCGTGGCCGCCGGCGTTCCAGCGCTCGAGCGCGGTCCACGTGGCGCGGGCCAGCCCCTCGTGCCGGGCCAAGGCGGCGGGCAGGGTCTCTTCGTCCAAGAGCATCCGCATCGCCTCGTTCACGCCGAAGATGTGCTGGACCGGCGGGGTGCCGCCCCAGAACTGCCACAGCTGCTCGGCCTGCGTGCGCGGGGTCCAGTCCCAATAGGGCGTGGCTAGATCGCTGCGGCCGCGCGCGGCCAGCCGGTCGGAGAACCAGACGAAGGCCAGGCCCGGCGGCAGCATCAGCCCCTTCTGGCTGGCCGAGACCAGCAGGTCGATGCCCCATTCGTCCATCCGCATCGGCTCGCAGCCCAGCGAGGCGATGGCGTCGACGGCGAAGAAGGCCGGGTGGCCGCCCATGGCGGCGCGCAGCGCGGGGATGTCGGCGCGGGCGGAGCTGGCGGTATCGACCTGGCAGACCAGCACGGCCTTGATGTCATGCGCGCGGTCCTGCGCCAGCCGGTCGGCCAGGCGCTGCGGGTCGGGCGGGGTCAGGCCGAAGTCCAGCGTCTCGACCGCGATGCCGACGGCGGCGGCATTCTCGGCCCAGGCGCGGCCGAAATGGCCCGAGGTCAGCACCAGCGCCCGGTCGCCGCGGTGAAACAGGTTGACGTTCGCCGCCTCCCAGCCGGCATGGCCATTGCCGATATAAGGCGCGAGATGCGCTTCGGTGCCCGCCAGCCGCTTCAGCGCGGCGACCATGGCGCGGTTCTCGGCCGCCAGATCCTCGCCATAGATGTCGGGCGAAGGGCGGTGCATGGCGCGCAGCACCCGGTCCGGCACCGGCGAGGGGCCGGGAATGGCAAGGACGGCGCGGCCCTGGGCAAAGCTCATGCGGGAAGCCTTTCTGATGATGCGCCATCGGTAGGGCGGGCCTTGCGCAAGGTCAACGGCGCGGCGGCGGACCGGCCGGCCGGGCGCGGGTTGCGCGGTGGGCGGGGTATTTGGGAAACGGTGAAACGCGCAAGGCAGCGCCCGGGCGGACCGGCGGCGGCTTGCCCCGGCGCGGCTTGCGCCTTATCCCTTGGCGCGACCGAGGACCGGGGACGCGATGGCGGACAAGTTTCAGAAAACGGCCAACCTGTTCGCCCGCATGTGGCGCGACTACCTGAGCCGCTATTGGCTGCGCATCCTGCTGGCGCTGTTCTTCCTGATCCTTGAGGGCTCGACCCTGGGGCTGCTCAGCTGGATGCTGAAGCCGCTGTTCGACCGCGTCTTCGTCGGCGGCGATACGGATGCGATCTGGTGGGTCGGCGGCTCGATCTTCGCGCTGTTCCTGGTGCGGGCCGCGACCTTCGTCATCAACCGCAGCCTGATGACCTCGGTCTCGCTGTCGGTCTCGACCCGGATGCAGACCGACCTGCTGTCGCATATCATGACGCTGGACGGTGGGTTCTTCCAGAAGAACCCGCCCGGCGCGCTGATCGAGCGGGTGCAGGGCGACACCCAGGCGGTGCAAGGCGTCTGGACCACGTTCATTTCCGGCGCCGGGCGGGACGCGGTGTCGCTGGTGTCGCTGTTCGGCGTGGCGGTGGCGGTGGACCCGTGGTGGACGGCGACGGCGCTGGTCGGCGCGCCGCTGCTGATCGTGCCCACGGTGCTGGTGCAGCGCTATATCCGCCGCAAGGTGCGGCAGAACCGCGTCAACGCCAGCCAGCGCGCCACCCGGCTGGACGAGGTGCTGCACGGCATCAACGCCGTCAAGCTGAACCGGATGGAGGCCTATCAGACCGGCCGCTTCGACCAGATCGTCAGCCGCATCCGCCGGGCCGAGATCAAGATGTCGGGCATCGGCGCCACCGTGCCGGCGCTGGTCGATGTGGTGACCGGCATCGGCTTCGTCGGCGTGCTGGCGCTTGGCGGGGCCGAGGTCACGCGGGGCGAACGCACGGTCGGCGACTTCATGTCCTTCTTCACCGCGCTGGCGCTGGCCTTCCAGCCGCTGCGCCGGCTCAGCGGGCTGACCGGGACCTGGCAGGCCGCCGCCGCCTCGCTGGAGCGGATCTATGAGGTGCTGGACATGCGGCCCTCGATCATTTCGGGACCGCGGCGCGCGCCGCCGCCGGACACCACGATCCGGCTTCGGGACGTGCACATGGCCTATGACGGCCATCCGGTGCTGAACGGGCTGAGCTTCACCGCCGAGGCCGGCCGCACCACGGCGCTGGTCGGGCCGTCGGGGGCCGGCAAGTCCACGGTCTTCAACCTGCTGACGCGGATGGTCGACCCGGCCTCGGGCGAGATCACGCTGGGCGGCGTGCCGCTGCGCGAGTTCGACCTGGGCGTGCTGCGCGACCAGTTTTCCACCGTCGCGCAGGAGGCGGCGCTGTTCGACGAGACGCTGCGCGAGAATATCCTGCTGGGCCATGCCCGCGATGACGAGGCGCTGCGCCGCGCCATCGTCGCCGCCCATGTCGCGGATTTCACCGATGCCTTGCCGATGGGCCTCGACACGCCGGCCGGGCCGCGGGGCTCGGCCCTGTCGGGCGGCCAGCGCCAGCGCGTCGCCATTGCCCGCGCCGTGCTGCGCGATGCGCCGATCCTGCTCTTGGACGAGGCGACCAGCGCCTTGGACGCGCAAAGCGAGCGGCTGGTGCAGCAGGCGCTGGACGAGCTGTCGGCCGGGCGCACCACGCTGGTCATCGCGCACCGGCTTTCGACCGTGCGCCAGGCCGACAAGATCGTGGTCGTGGATCACGGCCGGGTTGTGGAACAGGGCAGCCATGACCAGCTTATGGCCCAGGGCGGTGCCTATGCCGCGCTGGTCAAACTGCAATTCGGAGACAAGTGATGCGGCGGATTCTGGCGGTCTCGGGCCCGGATCGGGTGGATTTCCTGCAAGGGCTGGTGACGAACAAGGTCGGCGCTGCGCCCGCCTGGGCGGCGCTGCTGACGCCGCAGGGCAAGTATCTGGCGGATTTCCTGGTGGTGCCGCAGGGCGAACGGCTGCTGATCGACGTGGACGAGCGGTTGGCGGGTGACCTGCTGAAGCGGCTGGCGATGTATCGGCTGCGCTCGCAGGTGATGATCGAGCCGACCGATCTGGCCGTGGCGCGCGGCACCGGCGCGCCGCCCGAGGGCGCCATGGCCGACCCGCGCCACGAGGCGCTGGGCTGGCGGCTTTATGGCGCCGAGGGTGACGACGGCAGCGACTGGGACGCCATCCGGGTCGCGCATTGCATCCCCGAAAGCCTGATCGAGCTGATCCCGAACGAGACCTTCATCCTGGAAGCCGGGTTCGAGCGGCTGCATGGCGTCGATTTCCGCAAGGGCTGCTATGTCGGGCAGGAGGTCACGGCGCGGATGAAGCACAAGACCGAGCTGCGCAAGGGCCTCGTGACCGTCGGCATCGCGGGCGCGGCCCCGGTCGGCACGCCGATCCTGATGCCGGACGGGCGCGAGGCCGGCACGCTGTTCACCCAGTCCGGCGGCCGGGCCATCGCCCATATGCGCTTCGACCGCATGAGTGAGGGGCTGGTCGCGGGCGCGGCGCGCATCACGCCCTAGAACAGCCGCAGCTGCTCGGGTTCCTCGGGTTCGGCATGGTCGAAGCCCGAAAGCGTGATGCCCAGCAGGCGCACGCCGCGCCGGTCGGGCAGGACCAGCGTCGCCAATTCGCAGGCGATGGAGAGCATCTCGGCCTCGCCGCCGACCGGGCGGGGCAGGGTGCGGGCGCGGGTGTTGATCTGGAAATCCGCGAACTTGACCTTCAGCGTCACGGTGCGGCCGTGCAGTTCGTGGCGCGCGACATGGCGCCAGACCTTCTCGGCCAGCGGTGCCAGCGCCTCGGCGGCCTCCTCCAGTGTCATCAGGTCGGTAAAGAAGGTGTTCTCGGCGCCCACCGACTTGCGGATGCGGTCGGGCCGGACCTGCCGGTGGTCGATGCCGCGCGCGATGTTCCAGTAATACTGCCCCGACTTGCCGAAGCGCCGGGTCAGGAATTCCAGCTCCTGCGCGCGCAGGTCGGCGCCGGTGCGGATGCCCAGCGCCTCCATCTTGGCCGCGGTGGCCGGGCCCACGCCGTGGAACTTGCCGACCGGCAGGGTCAGCACGAACTCCGGGCCGCGCCGCGGGGTGATGACGCACAGCCCGTCCGGCTTGTTCTGGTCCGAGGCGAGTTTCGCCAGGAACTTGTTGTAGCTGACCCCGGCGCTGGCGGTCAGGCCGGTCGCCGCGCGGATGCGGGCGCGGATCTCGCGCGCGATCTGGGTCGCGGTCTGGCCGGGCCGCAGCTGCGCGGTCACGTCCAGATAGGCCTCGTCCAGCGACAGCGGCTCGACCAGCGGGGTGTAGTCCAGCATGATGGCGCGGATCTGGGCGCTGACGGCGCGATAGACCTCGAAGCGCGGCTTGACGAAGACCAGCGCCGGGCAAAGCCGCGCCGCGGTGACCGAGGGCATGGCCGAGCGCACGCCGAAGACCCGCGCCTCATAGCTGGCCGCCGCCACCACGCCGCGCAGGGACGAGCCGCCCACCGCCACCGGCCGGCCGCGGAGCGCCGGGTCGTCGCGCTGCTCGACCGAGGCATAAAAGGCGTCCATGTCGACATGGATCACCTTGCGATCTGCCGGGATTGCCGAAATCTCATCCATCGTGCCGCGGCAAGGGCTCCTATGGCAGGCGGTTCGGAACAAAGCGTAAACGATTCCGGCGCCGGCGCCAACTTTCCATATGAGGAATAACGGATCGACAAACCCCGAGTCTTGCCGGAAACCGAGCGAAACCATGCTGGATCTGGACCTGATAGACCGCAAGATCGTGGCGGAGCTGATGCAGGACGCCACCCTGCCCATTGCCCAGATCGCCGAAAGGTCGGTCTGTCGCAGACGCCGTGCTGGAAGCGCATCCAGAAGCTCGAGGCGCGGGGCGTGTTGACACGCCGGGTCGCGCTGGCCGATCCCGGCAAGCTGGGCCTGGGCATCACGGTCTTTGTCGAGAGATCGAGGCGCCGGACCATTCCCCGGAATGGCGCGCGGCCTTCACCCGGGTCGTCACCACCCTGCCCGAGATCATGGAGACCTGGCGCATGGCCGGGCGCATGGACTACATGCTGCGGGTCGCGGTGGCGGACATGCCGGACTTCGACCGCTTCTACAAGCGGCTGACGGATGCGGTGCCGATCAAGAACGTCACCTCGTTCATCTTTACCAATCGGGACGAAGGGCGGGCCGGGCTGCAGTCCGGGCTCGGACAGGGACGGGTTCGGAGGCAGCGGCAGCACCTTGCGCCCCGGGGCGCCGTCGAAACATCGGTCCCAATCCTCGACGGCCAGGGCGACGACCGCGCCCTGCGCCGCCAGTTCGTCCAGGAAGGCCCGGCCGGTGGCAAGGCTCAGGACGCGGCGCGTCTAGGGCCAGGCCAGCGGCAGCGCCAGCCGCCGCGCCGCGCCGGGCAAGCCGTCGCCCAGGTGCAGCCCGCGCCGGCGGTCCAGCACCGCCAGCCGCCATACGAGCGGCGCCAGCGCGATGTCGAGGTTCGAGCCGCCGCCTTCAGGCAGCGCCTGCAATTCGGCCTCGATCCCCAGCAGGCGCTGGCGCAGCGGGAAGACCGCGAGGTCGAGATCGCGCAGGTTGCGGGCCGCCAGCACCGCCGCCAGCGCCTGCTGCGCCGCATCCGTAGCCGCGATCAGCTGGCGGTGGCGGGCACGCAGCGCCGGTTCGGCCGGGTGCAGGGGCTGGCCGGAATGCAGATCCTCGATCAGCTCCAGCATGGCGACCGGGCTTTCGATGGCCAGCACCAGCCCGGATCCCTGCCCGATCAGCAGGCGGATCTTGCCGGGGCTGCGCAGGGGCCTGAAATCCCGGCCGCGCAGGGCCAGCGCCAGCCCGGCGCGTTGCGCGGCCGGGCACAGGGGCGAGCCGCTGATTCGGAAACGGGCATGGCGTGACATCGGCTGACCCTCCGGGACTGGTCGGCTCCGGCGACGATGATCCTCGCCTATACAAGACAAACCAAGACGTGGTTTTGCGCGGCTCCGGTGGCATGATAGCGGCGCGGCGGAACAGAAACCCGCCGCGCCGCCGTCCTTGCGGGCCATCGGCCCGCTGCTGCCGCGCCGGGCGGGAAATGGTTTCGGATCGGGCAGCGCGGCGCGGAAACCCGCCCTAATCTCGGCGGGAGCATTTAATCACTATATACCCAATCGTGTTTATGTGTATTCTGATTCTCGTAAACAGGCCGCCGCCCCGTCGGCGCGGCCCCATTTGCGAAAGGACCGGCACATGAGCATCGAAACGCCCGACACGATCCGGGTTCTGTGGTTTCTGCCCACCCATGGCGACAGCCGCTATCTGGGCACGGCCGAGGGCGGCCGCGCGGTGAACCTGCCCTATCTGCGCCAGATCGCGCAGGCCGCTGATGCGCTTGGCTATTACGGCGTGCTGCTGCCCACCGGCCGCAGCTGCGAGGACAGCTGGGTCACCGCCGCCGCGCTGGCCTCGCAGACCGAAAAGCTTCGCTTCCTGGTCGCGGTGCGGCCGGGGCTGCAGTCGCCGACGCTGGCGGCGCGGATGACGGCGACGCTGGACCGGCTGTCGAACGGCCGGCTGCTGATCAATGTCGTGACCGGCGGCGACCCGGCCGAGAATGCCGGCGACGGCATCCACCTGAGCCATGCCGAACGCTATGAGGTGACCGAGGAATTCCTGACCGTCTACAAGGCCCTGCTGGCCGGCGAGACGGTGAACCACCAAGGAAAACACCTGCAGATCGAGGATGGCAAGCTGCTGTTCCACCCGCTGCAGGAAAACGGCCCGCCGCTGTTCTTCGGCGGCTCGTCGGATGCCGCCAATGCGGTCGCCGCGCGGCAGATCGACAAATACCTGACCTGGGGCGAGCCTCCGGCGCAGGTCCGTGCCAAGATCGAAAGCGTGCGCCGCCTGGCCGAGGCCGAGGGCCGCGAGGTCAGCTTCGGCATCCGCCTGCATGTCATCGTGCGCGACACCAATGCCGAGGCCTGGCAGGCCGCCGAGCAGCTGATCAGCAGGCTGGACGACGCCACCATCGCCACCGCCCAGGCGAATTTCGCCCGCATGGATTCGGTCGGCCAGGCGCGCATGGCGGCGCTGCACGGCGGGCGGCGCGACAAGCTGGAAATCAGCCCGAACCTCTGGGCCGGGGTCGGTCTGGTGCGCGGCGGGGCCGGCACGGCGCTGGTCGGCGATGCCGAGACCGTGGCCGAGCGCATCGACGAATACCGCCGCATCGGCATCGATACCTTCATCCTGTCGGGCTATCCGCACCTGGAAGAGGCCTACAGCTTCGGCGAGCGGGTGCTGCCGCTCCTGCCCCTGGACCATCCGCTGCCGCAGCAGCCGGTCTCGGCGCATCTGGGGCCCTTCGGCGAGACGGTGGGCAACGACCACCGCCCGGCGGCGCAGCGGCCGCAGCTGGCCCTTGCCGGAGGCTGAGGCGATGAACGCGCCCCATTCCCCGGCCCTGCGCGTGGTCATCGTCGGCGGCGGCTTCACCGGCGCGGCGCTGGCCTGGCAACTGGCGCGGATGCGCCTGCCGCTGCGCCTGACCGTGGTCGAGCCGCGCGCCGAGCTGGGGCGAGGGCTGGCCTATTCCGCCACCGACCCGGCGCATCGCATCAACGTGCCGGCGCATCGCATGTCGCTCGACCCCGAGAACCGGACGGATTTCGCCGAATGGCTGGCCGAGAATCCCGACGTGCTGGATGCGCGGGCACGGGCGGGGAATGGCGACATCTTCCCGCAGCGCGCGCTTTTCGGCCGCTACGTGGCCGAGCGGCTGGCGCCGCATCTGCGCTCGGGCGCGCTGCGCCATGTCCGGGCCCGGGTCAGCGACATCCAGCGCGACGGCGAGGATTCGCTGCTGCTGATGCTGTCGGACGACAGCCGCATCCACGCCGACCTGCTGGTGCTGGCCACCGGCCATCCGGCGCCGGCCCTGCCGCGCGTGCTGTCGGCCATCGCCGATGCGCCGGGGCTGATCGCCGATCCGAACGATGCCGCGCGGCTGGCGCAAGTCCCGGCCGAGGCGCGGGTGCTGATCCTGGGCGCCGCGCTTAGCGCCGCCGATGTGGTGACGACGCTGGAACGCCAGGGCCATCGCGGCCCGATCACCTGCCTGTCGCGGCATGGGCTGCGCTCGCGCGGGCACGGGCCGGTCGGCCAGGACAGCGATGCCGATTTCACCGACCCGCCGATCCGCAGCGCCTCCGAGCTGCTGCGCCGGGTGCGCCACGCCATCGTCGACGACCAGGCGCGCGGGCAGGGCTGGCATGCGACCTTCTATCGCCTGCGCGAGCAGGGGCCGGCGATCTGGCAGGCCTTGGGCGACGACGGCCGCCGCCGGCTGCTGCGCCACCTGCGGGCCTGGTGGGACGTGCACCGCTATCGCCTGCCGCCGCAGACCGAGGCGGTGGTCGAGCGCCTGACGGCCTCGGGCCGGCTGCGCTACCTGGCCGGACATCTTCTGGCCGCCGAAGAGGCCGCCGCGGGCGAGCTGCGCATCGACTGGCGTCCGCGCGGCGGCGCCTCGGCGCTGAGCCAGAGCTTCGACCGCGTCATCGTCACCACCGGCCCGGCGCAGGACCGATGTATCGGCGCCAACCCGGCGCTTGGCGCACTCGAGCGGCTGGGGCTGATCGCGCCCTGCCCGCTGGGGCTGGGCCTGGCCGTGACCGATGCCTGCGTGGCGCTGTCGGCCCAGGGCCGCCCCGCCGAGCAGGTTCTGGTCGCAGGTCCGCTGGCGCGCGGCCATGTCGGCGAACTGGTCGGCGCCCCGGAATGCGCCGCCCACGCCCGCGCGGTTGCCCGCCGCATCGCCCGGCACGCGCTGCTGACCCCCATCCTGCGCAGCCCCGGCCAACCGGCCCCGGCTGCCCATCCATCCTGATCCCAGGGACCAACCGACAGGAGATCCTCATGTCCACCCTGACCATCGCCGGCTTTGCCGGCAGCTTTTCCGCGCCCTCGCGCAGCCGCGCCCTGGTGCAGGCCGCCGTCGACCTGACGGCCGACCGCTTCGGTGCCATCGGCCATGTCTTCGACCTGGCCGACCTGGGCCCGTCGCTGGGCCATGCCCGCCGGCTGGCTGATCTGGAGCCCGAGGCGTTGGCCCATGTGACCGAGCTGATCCGCGCCGATGCGCTGGTCATCGCGAGCCCGGTCCACAAGGGCAGCTATGCGGGGCTGTTCAAGCATGTCTTCGACCTGCTCGACCCCGACATGCTGGCCGGCAAGCCGGTCCTGCTGGCCGCGACCGGCGGCGGCGACCGCCACGCGCTGGTGATCGAGCACCAGCTGCGCCCGCTTTTCGGTTTCTTCGAGGCGCAGCCGCTGGCCACCGGCGTCTATGTCGCGGATCGCGAATTCGTCGGCGGCAAGCTGGCCGACGATGCCGCCCATGCGCGGCTCAGCCGGGCGGTGAACCAGTTCGCGCCTTTCCTCGCCCCCTATTCCCTGCCCCAGCCGGCGGCCGACGCCGCGCCCCTTCTGCAAGCATTCTGAGAGGATCACCATGACCATCACCATCTCGCGCCGCGGCGCAATCGGACTGGGCCTGGCCGCGGCGCTGGCGCCCCTGGCCGCCCCGGGCGTGCTGCGCGCCGCCCCGGCCAGGACCCTGCGCGTCGGCTGGCAGAAGGGCGGGCTCCTGGGTCTCGTCAAGGGCTCGGGCGCCTTCGAGCAGGCGCTGGCCGACCAGGGCATCAGCGTCAGCTGGTCCGAGTTCACCTCGGGCCCGCCGCTGCTCGAGGCCTTGTCGGCCAATGCGCTGGACTTCGGCTATACCGGCAACGTGCCGCCGATCTTTGCCCATGCCGCGCGTGGCAACCTGGTCTTCGTCGGCGCGGGCCAGGGCTCGCGCGAGGGGCATGCCATCCTGGTGCCCGGGGATTCGCCGATCCGGAAGGTCGAGGATCTGAAAGGCCAGACCGTGGCCTTCAAACGCGGCAGCTCGGCGCATTACGCCACCATCAAGCTGCTGCGCGCCGCCGGCTTGACGCTGGACGACATCGAGCCGCAGGACCTGGCGCCGCCCGATGCCATCGCCGCCTTCGACGCCGGCGCCATCGGGGCCTGGACGATCTGGGATCCCTATTTCGCCTCGGCCGAGGCGCGGCCCAACACCCGCGTGCTGATCACGACCGAGGGGCTGGAGCCGGACTACAACTTCTATTCCGCCAATGCCGATTACGCCCGCGAGAACCCCGAGCTGATCGGCCGGCTGGTCAAGACCGTGCAGGCGGTGGGCCAGAAGGGCCAGGCCGACCTGCCGGCGACCATCACCACCTTCTCGAAGGAAACCGGCCTGCCGGCCCCGGTCATCGAGCGCTTCCTGACCCGCAAGGGCAGCGACCTCGGGCTGGTCGGATTCGTCGAGTCCAAGCATGTCGCCTATGAACAGGCCCTGGCCGACGAGTTTTTGAAGCTGGGCATCATCCCGCGGAAGCTGGACATCGCCTCGGTGGTCTGGACGCCGGCCGCGGGACAGGGGGCGTGACATGAGCCTGGCCGAAACCCTGAACGTGCAGCGCCTGGCCAGCTGGCGGCCGGGCCTGCTCTCCTCGGCGGCGCTGCTGCCCTATGCGGTGCCGGCGGCGATCCTTGCGCTGTGGGAGGTTGCCGGCGCCACCGGGCTGGTCGCGGATACGGTGCTGCCGCGCCCCTCGACCATCCTGGCCACGGGCGCGCGCATGACCGCCTCGGGCGAGCTTTTCACCCATCTCGGCGTCTCGGCGGCGCGGGCGCTGGCGGGGCTGGTCATCGGCGGCGGCATCGGCTTTGCGCTGGGGGTCGCGAACGGCGTCTCGCGCCTGTCCGAGACGCTGACCGACACCACGCTGCAGATGATCCGCAACATTCCGCACCTGGCGCTGATCCCGCTGGTGATCCTGTGGTTCGGCATCGGCGAAGGGGCCAAGCTGTTCCTGGTGGCGCTCGGCGTGTTCTTCCCGATCTACCTGAACACGCTGCACGGCATCCGCAACGTCGATCCGCAGTTGATCGAGATGGGCCGGGCCTATGGCATGAACGGTCGCACCCTGTTCCGCCGCGTGGTGCTGCCCGGCGCGCTGCCCTCGATCTTCGTCGGGCTGCGCTATGGCCTCGGCATCATGTGGCTGACACTGATCGTGGCGGAAACGCTCTCGGCCTCGTCGGGCCTGGGCTACATGGCGATGCAGGCGCGCGAATTCATGGTGCTGGACGTCGTCGTGCTGTCGATCCTGCTTTACGCGGCACTCGGCAAGCTGGCCGACACGCTGACCCGCGCGCTGGAGCGCCGCGCCCTGAAATGGAGCCCCGCCTATGCAAGCCGCTAGCATCCTGCCCCGCGACATCCCGATCCCGCCCATGCTGCGCGACCGGACGGCCGGTGCCGAGGTGCAGCTGCGTGGCCTGGGCCGCAGCTTCGGCGGCCAGCGCGTGCTGGCGAACCTGGACCTGACGGTGCGGCCGGGCGAGTTCCTGTCCATCGTCGGCAAAAGCGGCTGCGGCAAGTCCACGCTGCTGCGGCTGGTCGCCGGGCTGGACCAGCCCAGCTCGGGCAGCGTCGCCGTGGACGGGCTGCCGGCCGAGACTGGCGGCGAGCGGGCGCGGATCATGTTCCAGGAGCCGCGCCTGCTGCCCTGGGCCTCGGTGGCCGAGAACGTCGCCCTGGGGCTGCGGCGCGGGCGCGACGACCGCGCCGTGGCCGAGGCGCTGGATTCGGTGCAGCTGGCCGACAAGGCCGGGTTCTGGCCGGCGCAGCTGTCGGGCGGGCAGCGTCAGCGCGTGGCGCTGGCGCGGGCGCTGGTCAGCCATCCGGGCCTTCTGCTGCTTGACGAGCCGCTGGGCGCGCTCGATGCGCTGACCCGGCTGACCATGCAGAACCTGATCCGCGACATGCACGACCGCGCGGGCTTCACCGCGATCCTGGTGACGCATGACGTGGCCGAGGCGGTGGCGCTGTCCGACCGGGTGATCGTGCTGGGGCAGGGCGGCATTCTCAGCGAGACCCGCATCCTGCGCGTCGGTCCCGCCAGGCGCGGCAGCGCCGAACTGGCCGCCGTCGAGGCCGAGATCCTGGAGGCGATCTTTGCCGCATGATTGCGGGCCGCGCTGCAAGGCGCGGCCCGTTCCTGCTCAGGCGTAGAGGTTGATGACACCGACCTTTTCGTGGATGCCGTTCACGGTCTGCTTGTCGAGCCCCAGGCCCTCGGCCAGCTGGTGCAGGTATTCGGCCTCCTTGCGGTTGTCGAATTCGATCGCCATCAGCGACATCAGATAGACCTGCGGCCCGGCGCCCTCGGGCACCTCGCGCGCCAGCGCGGCGGCATCGACCGGCGCGGCCATCTGCTCGCGGATGAAGGCGCGCTCTTCCTCGTCCAACTCGCCGAACTCGGCCATCAGCTTGGCCTTCTCGGCCTCGTCGATCTCGCCATCCGATTTCGCGGCCTGGATCATCGCCTTCAGCATCAGCCCGGCCAAGGCGTTCTGTTCCGGCGTCGGCGCGGTCGCGGGCTCGTCCCCGGTCGCCAGCGCCTCGTTGAAGAGATCGCCGAAGCTGGAATCGTTCTGGGGCTGCGAATCCTTCTGCGCCAGCCCGCTGCTGGCGGGCGTGCCCGCCTGCGCGGCGCCGCGCTGACCCAAGAGGTCGCCCAGGATGCCGCCAAGGCCACCGGCCGCCGCACCGCCCAGGACGCCGCCCAGGCCCCCGCCCGAGCTGCTGCCCGCGGCGCCGCGCCCGCCGGTCAGCTGGTCGAGAATGCCGCCGAGGCCGCCCGAGGTGCCGGCCTGCCGCGGCGAATTCGGCCCGTCATAGACGCTGCCCGAGCCGGCGCCGCCGCGCCCGCCCAGCACCTGGCCCAGCATGCCGCCCAGGCCCCCCGAGCCCGCCCCGCGGCTGCCGCCCTGTCCGGTATTGCTGCCCAGCAGGTCGTCGAGCAACCCGCCCGAGCCTTGCCTGCCGCCTTGCTGCGACCGGTTCTGGGCGTTCTTCATCATGGTGCCGATGCCCTTGGCCAGCATGACGCCGGCCGCGACGCGGGCGAGGGATTTCATCAGGCTCATCGTTATCCTCCGGGAGCGTG
This portion of the Paracoccus sp. N5 genome encodes:
- a CDS encoding NAD(P)H-dependent oxidoreductase, with protein sequence MSTLTIAGFAGSFSAPSRSRALVQAAVDLTADRFGAIGHVFDLADLGPSLGHARRLADLEPEALAHVTELIRADALVIASPVHKGSYAGLFKHVFDLLDPDMLAGKPVLLAATGGGDRHALVIEHQLRPLFGFFEAQPLATGVYVADREFVGGKLADDAAHARLSRAVNQFAPFLAPYSLPQPAADAAPLLQAF
- a CDS encoding aliphatic sulfonate ABC transporter substrate-binding protein; translation: MTITISRRGAIGLGLAAALAPLAAPGVLRAAPARTLRVGWQKGGLLGLVKGSGAFEQALADQGISVSWSEFTSGPPLLEALSANALDFGYTGNVPPIFAHAARGNLVFVGAGQGSREGHAILVPGDSPIRKVEDLKGQTVAFKRGSSAHYATIKLLRAAGLTLDDIEPQDLAPPDAIAAFDAGAIGAWTIWDPYFASAEARPNTRVLITTEGLEPDYNFYSANADYARENPELIGRLVKTVQAVGQKGQADLPATITTFSKETGLPAPVIERFLTRKGSDLGLVGFVESKHVAYEQALADEFLKLGIIPRKLDIASVVWTPAAGQGA
- a CDS encoding ABC transporter permease subunit codes for the protein MSLAETLNVQRLASWRPGLLSSAALLPYAVPAAILALWEVAGATGLVADTVLPRPSTILATGARMTASGELFTHLGVSAARALAGLVIGGGIGFALGVANGVSRLSETLTDTTLQMIRNIPHLALIPLVILWFGIGEGAKLFLVALGVFFPIYLNTLHGIRNVDPQLIEMGRAYGMNGRTLFRRVVLPGALPSIFVGLRYGLGIMWLTLIVAETLSASSGLGYMAMQAREFMVLDVVVLSILLYAALGKLADTLTRALERRALKWSPAYASR
- a CDS encoding ABC transporter ATP-binding protein, which produces MQAASILPRDIPIPPMLRDRTAGAEVQLRGLGRSFGGQRVLANLDLTVRPGEFLSIVGKSGCGKSTLLRLVAGLDQPSSGSVAVDGLPAETGGERARIMFQEPRLLPWASVAENVALGLRRGRDDRAVAEALDSVQLADKAGFWPAQLSGGQRQRVALARALVSHPGLLLLDEPLGALDALTRLTMQNLIRDMHDRAGFTAILVTHDVAEAVALSDRVIVLGQGGILSETRILRVGPARRGSAELAAVEAEILEAIFAA
- a CDS encoding DUF533 domain-containing protein; the encoded protein is MSLMKSLARVAAGVMLAKGIGTMMKNAQNRSQQGGRQGSGGLLDDLLGSNTGQGGSRGAGSGGLGGMLGQVLGGRGGAGSGSVYDGPNSPRQAGTSGGLGGILDQLTGGRGAAGSSSGGGLGGVLGGAAAGGLGGILGDLLGQRGAAQAGTPASSGLAQKDSQPQNDSSFGDLFNEALATGDEPATAPTPEQNALAGLMLKAMIQAAKSDGEIDEAEKAKLMAEFGELDEEERAFIREQMAAPVDAAALAREVPEGAGPQVYLMSLMAIEFDNRKEAEYLHQLAEGLGLDKQTVNGIHEKVGVINLYA